In one window of Miscanthus floridulus cultivar M001 unplaced genomic scaffold, ASM1932011v1 os_1771_1_2, whole genome shotgun sequence DNA:
- the LOC136534297 gene encoding uncharacterized protein isoform X5 produces MLAQTSTIGCGWCFPFLGAGVNAVQKFGMSPLSELVWSPDEGLSIKIAASSLSTRKASLRWNADTLSILISSPQQSGSGPGVKSGDTIYDNLEVSEKMPSQLRIRSDNSVRVTMDSPNRVTNVDALQSTSMRSQEQDSTKLVECCDEGINVMNEGKEESENCCVDKLEDMEAGNCPTRCCKDASHSSASRKEVMHSISENQVYCATTVCNERSWATNAWRARLVKAVYQKESMLPMNTENPMLPSSLGISCDAGEVSGKLVGSQGNRNVQSLGSDNNVISNVPEIHSHDNRQGPVLQESHKDEPVVAKGESASGVNAVARCESAPVVNSRKLVKGKEKVVYNDSNCGNNTREGDDSNESIESCTSTKAPKRKYVQCCAAMMPSSGNKRFRREDNESSCSGLLQKCGTSFFNWMSSLTNGLPMLDGATAAIPLDQKFSASTGEGSAAPSQPLQNNSSVPLQSVGFNSLFQSLYTHNVMITSRDNCRQPESNCAGHVFNNRLTLELNDSNSMLDKQIGMGRETLNVSTETLAAERFQMISGGCRGNVQSQIDTFQMRPERNTKLPSSSKFSSRPLEEKQNQCTAACSNDATQNKGGLRESLWVTRLLPKASVEPMEATPCNIENAVNPQAVGNKLRCPPLQNFNLEKELNNIQCFTGRGSSDGVTNSKCPATPPEEPKQSETMASVFAKRLDALRHANTSAVRLATACERGSPKLRNHKTNSFVVSYSSHDKVEAGHGNHKSSSGNGRMVLWVGDKGKEQLCLSNEELRGNFISEREHQHHGGNTAGKSATQHNLELNTLAEDTDRNQVELKGGVSDFMVGPSDNKQIVPYGTMSNDVCDELSVVFGALHRLRLSRSDIIRWLRSPIMHTTLDGFFVRLRFGKWEEALGGTGYHVARLNG; encoded by the exons ATGTTAGCACAAACAAGCACGATCGGATGTGGATGGTGCTTTCCTTTTTTAG GTGCAGGTGTAAATGCAGTCCAAAAATTCGGCATGAGCCCCCTCTCTGAGCTGGTGTGGTCTCCGGATGAGGGCTTGAGCATCAAAATTGCGGCGTCCAGTCTAAGCACAAGGAAGGCTTCTCTTCGTTGGAATGCAGATACGTTGAGCATATTAATATCTTCACCTCAACAGAGTGGTTCTGGTCCAGGTGTAAAGAGCGGTGATACCATATATGATAACCTAGAGGTGTCAGAAAAGATGCCATCACAACTACGGATTCGTAGTGATAACTCAGTGAGAGTAACCATGGATAGCCCCAATAGAGTTACAAATGTCGATGCCCTACAATCTACGTCTATGAGATCGCAGGAGCAAGATTCAA CTAAACTTGTAGAGTGCTGTGATGAAGGGATTAATGTCATGAACGAAGGGAAAGAAGAGTCGGAAAACTGTTGTGTGGATAAGCTGGAGGACATGGAAGCGGGGAATTGTCCCACAAGATGTTGCAAGGATGCTTCCCATA GTTCAGCCTCCAGAAAAGAAGTCATGCATAGTATTTCAGAAAACCAGGTGTATTGTGCAACCACTGTCTGCAATGAAAGATCTTGGGCAACTAATGCATGGCGTGCTCGGTTAGTAAAAGCAGTTTATCAGAAAGAATCTATGTTGCCAATGAACACAGAGAATCCGATGTTACCTTCTTCCTTAGGAATTTCATGTGATGCAGGAGAGGTCTCGGGCAAATTGGTAGGTTCCCAAGGCAATAGAAATGTTCAAAGCCTGGGCAGTGACAACAATGTAATTAGTAATGTTCCAGAAATTCATTCACATGACAATCGCCAAGGTCCGGTTCTGCAGGAAAGCCATAAGGATGAGCCTGTTGTTGCGAAAGGTGAGTCAGCATCTGGTGTTAATGCTGTTGCAAGATGTGAGTCAGCACCTGTAGTTAATTCCAGAAAGCTTGTGAAAGGCAAAGAAAAAGTTGTGTACAATGACAGCAATTGTGGTAACAATACAAGGGAGGGTGATGACAGCAATGAGAGCATCGAGAGCTGTACAAGTACAAAAGCCCCAAAACGGAAGTATGTGCAGTGTTGTGCAGCCATGATGCCTTCTTCTGGAAACAAAAGATTTAGAAGAGAAGACAATGAGAGTTCTTGCTCAGGATTATTGCAAAAATGTGGTACATCTTTCTTCAACTGGATGTCATCACTCACGAATGGGTTACCCATGCTTGATGGAGCCACTGCTGCCATTCCACTTGATCAGAAGTTTTCAGCAAGTACAGGAGAGGGATCTGCAGCACCTTCCCAGCCACTTCAAAATAACAGCAGCGTTCCTTTGCAATCTGTAGGCTTCAATTCACTCTTTCAGTCCCTGTATACTCATAATGTTATGATAACTTCAAGAGATAATTGTCGTCAACCAGAAAGCAACTGTGCTGGGCATGTGTTCAACAATAGACTGACCCTGGAATTAAATGATAGCAATTCTATGTTGGACAAACAAATTGGCATGGGTAGAGAAACTCTTAATGTGTCTACTGAGACTTTAGCTGCTGAACGCTTTCAGATGATTTCTGGTGGCTGTAGAGGAAATGTTCAGAGTCAAATTGATACTTTCCAAATGAGACCAGAAAGAAATACGAAACTGCCCAGTTCCAGTAAGTTTAGCTCTAGACCTCtagaagaaaaacaaaatcaGTGCACAGCTGCCTGCTCAAATGATGCAACACAAAATAAAGGTGGTTTGAGGGAAAGCTTGTGGGTAACTCGGCTTTTGCCAAAAGCATCAGTGGAACCGATGGAGGCAACACCATGCAATATAGAGAATGCTGTTAATCCACAGGCTGTGGGTAACAAGTTGCGTTGTCCACCTCTTCAGAATTTTAATTTGGAGAAGGAACTGAACAATATACAATGCTTCACTGGCAGAGGAAGCAGCGATGGTGTAACAAATAGTAAATGTCCAGCAACGCCTCCAGAGGAACCTAAGCAATCTGAAACAATGGCTTCTGTTTTTGCTAAGAGATTGGACGcacttagacatgcaaacacctCTGCAGTAAGGTTGGCTACCGCATGTGAGCGTGGAAGTCCCAAACTGAGAAACCACAAAACTAACTCTTTTGTTGTTAGTTACAGCAGCCATGATAAAGTAGAGGCAGGACACGGAAATCATAAATCTTCTAGCGGAAACGGAAGAATGGTTTTGTGGGTAGGTGACAAAGGCAAGGAACAATTGTGTCTAAGCAACGAAGAATTAAGAGGAAACTTTATATCTGAGCGTGAGCATCAGCATCATGGAGGGAACACAGCTGGCAAATCTGCAACTCAGCATAATTTGGAACTGAACACATTGGCTGAAGATACTGACAGAAACCAAGTAGAATTAAAGGGAGGAGTCTCAGATTTTATGGTGGGTCCGTCAGATAACAAGCAAATTGTTCCTTATGGCACTATGTCTAATGATGTCTGTGATGAATTAAGTGTTGTTTTTGGTGCCTTACATAGGCTTCGCCTGTCTCGCTCAGATATCATAAG ATGGCTGAGATCACCGATCATGCACACTACGTTAGATGGCTTTTTTGTCCGACTGCGATTTGGTAAATGGGAGGAAGCATTGGGTGGCACAGGATACCATGTTGCCCGCCTGAATG
- the LOC136534297 gene encoding uncharacterized protein isoform X4, with product MSPLSELVWSPDEGLSIKIAASSLSTRKASLRWNADTLSILISSPQQSGSGPGVKSGDTIYDNLEVSEKMPSQLRIRSDNSVRVTMDSPNRVTNVDALQSTSMRSQEQDSTKLVECCDEGINVMNEGKEESENCCVDKLEDMEAGNCPTRCCKDASHSSASRKEVMHSISENQVYCATTVCNERSWATNAWRARLVKAVYQKESMLPMNTENPMLPSSLGISCDAGEVSGKLVGSQGNRNVQSLGSDNNVISNVPEIHSHDNRQGPVLQESHKDEPVVAKGESASGVNAVARCESAPVVNSRKLVKGKEKVVYNDSNCGNNTREGDDSNESIESCTSTKAPKRKYVQCCAAMMPSSGNKRFRREDNESSCSGLLQKCGTSFFNWMSSLTNGLPMLDGATAAIPLDQKFSASTGEGSAAPSQPLQNNSSVPLQSVGFNSLFQSLYTHNVMITSRDNCRQPESNCAGHVFNNRLTLELNDSNSMLDKQIGMGRETLNVSTETLAAERFQMISGGCRGNVQSQIDTFQMRPERNTKLPSSSKFSSRPLEEKQNQCTAACSNDATQNKGGLRESLWVTRLLPKASVEPMEATPCNIENAVNPQAVGNKLRCPPLQNFNLEKELNNIQCFTGRGSSDGVTNSKCPATPPEEPKQSETMASVFAKRLDALRHANTSAVRLATACERGSPKLRNHKTNSFVVSYSSHDKVEAGHGNHKSSSGNGRMVLWVGDKGKEQLCLSNEELRGNFISEREHQHHGGNTAGKSATQHNLELNTLAEDTDRNQVELKGGVSDFMVGPSDNKQIVPYGTMSNDVCDELSVVFGALHRLRLSRSDIIRWLRSPIMHTTLDGFFVRLRFGKWEEALGGTGYHVARLNGALDRSRLSVTIRNSTCQVDSRFVSNHDFHEDELKAWWSAAMKGDWKLPSKEELSVKLRERELFRS from the exons ATGAGCCCCCTCTCTGAGCTGGTGTGGTCTCCGGATGAGGGCTTGAGCATCAAAATTGCGGCGTCCAGTCTAAGCACAAGGAAGGCTTCTCTTCGTTGGAATGCAGATACGTTGAGCATATTAATATCTTCACCTCAACAGAGTGGTTCTGGTCCAGGTGTAAAGAGCGGTGATACCATATATGATAACCTAGAGGTGTCAGAAAAGATGCCATCACAACTACGGATTCGTAGTGATAACTCAGTGAGAGTAACCATGGATAGCCCCAATAGAGTTACAAATGTCGATGCCCTACAATCTACGTCTATGAGATCGCAGGAGCAAGATTCAA CTAAACTTGTAGAGTGCTGTGATGAAGGGATTAATGTCATGAACGAAGGGAAAGAAGAGTCGGAAAACTGTTGTGTGGATAAGCTGGAGGACATGGAAGCGGGGAATTGTCCCACAAGATGTTGCAAGGATGCTTCCCATA GTTCAGCCTCCAGAAAAGAAGTCATGCATAGTATTTCAGAAAACCAGGTGTATTGTGCAACCACTGTCTGCAATGAAAGATCTTGGGCAACTAATGCATGGCGTGCTCGGTTAGTAAAAGCAGTTTATCAGAAAGAATCTATGTTGCCAATGAACACAGAGAATCCGATGTTACCTTCTTCCTTAGGAATTTCATGTGATGCAGGAGAGGTCTCGGGCAAATTGGTAGGTTCCCAAGGCAATAGAAATGTTCAAAGCCTGGGCAGTGACAACAATGTAATTAGTAATGTTCCAGAAATTCATTCACATGACAATCGCCAAGGTCCGGTTCTGCAGGAAAGCCATAAGGATGAGCCTGTTGTTGCGAAAGGTGAGTCAGCATCTGGTGTTAATGCTGTTGCAAGATGTGAGTCAGCACCTGTAGTTAATTCCAGAAAGCTTGTGAAAGGCAAAGAAAAAGTTGTGTACAATGACAGCAATTGTGGTAACAATACAAGGGAGGGTGATGACAGCAATGAGAGCATCGAGAGCTGTACAAGTACAAAAGCCCCAAAACGGAAGTATGTGCAGTGTTGTGCAGCCATGATGCCTTCTTCTGGAAACAAAAGATTTAGAAGAGAAGACAATGAGAGTTCTTGCTCAGGATTATTGCAAAAATGTGGTACATCTTTCTTCAACTGGATGTCATCACTCACGAATGGGTTACCCATGCTTGATGGAGCCACTGCTGCCATTCCACTTGATCAGAAGTTTTCAGCAAGTACAGGAGAGGGATCTGCAGCACCTTCCCAGCCACTTCAAAATAACAGCAGCGTTCCTTTGCAATCTGTAGGCTTCAATTCACTCTTTCAGTCCCTGTATACTCATAATGTTATGATAACTTCAAGAGATAATTGTCGTCAACCAGAAAGCAACTGTGCTGGGCATGTGTTCAACAATAGACTGACCCTGGAATTAAATGATAGCAATTCTATGTTGGACAAACAAATTGGCATGGGTAGAGAAACTCTTAATGTGTCTACTGAGACTTTAGCTGCTGAACGCTTTCAGATGATTTCTGGTGGCTGTAGAGGAAATGTTCAGAGTCAAATTGATACTTTCCAAATGAGACCAGAAAGAAATACGAAACTGCCCAGTTCCAGTAAGTTTAGCTCTAGACCTCtagaagaaaaacaaaatcaGTGCACAGCTGCCTGCTCAAATGATGCAACACAAAATAAAGGTGGTTTGAGGGAAAGCTTGTGGGTAACTCGGCTTTTGCCAAAAGCATCAGTGGAACCGATGGAGGCAACACCATGCAATATAGAGAATGCTGTTAATCCACAGGCTGTGGGTAACAAGTTGCGTTGTCCACCTCTTCAGAATTTTAATTTGGAGAAGGAACTGAACAATATACAATGCTTCACTGGCAGAGGAAGCAGCGATGGTGTAACAAATAGTAAATGTCCAGCAACGCCTCCAGAGGAACCTAAGCAATCTGAAACAATGGCTTCTGTTTTTGCTAAGAGATTGGACGcacttagacatgcaaacacctCTGCAGTAAGGTTGGCTACCGCATGTGAGCGTGGAAGTCCCAAACTGAGAAACCACAAAACTAACTCTTTTGTTGTTAGTTACAGCAGCCATGATAAAGTAGAGGCAGGACACGGAAATCATAAATCTTCTAGCGGAAACGGAAGAATGGTTTTGTGGGTAGGTGACAAAGGCAAGGAACAATTGTGTCTAAGCAACGAAGAATTAAGAGGAAACTTTATATCTGAGCGTGAGCATCAGCATCATGGAGGGAACACAGCTGGCAAATCTGCAACTCAGCATAATTTGGAACTGAACACATTGGCTGAAGATACTGACAGAAACCAAGTAGAATTAAAGGGAGGAGTCTCAGATTTTATGGTGGGTCCGTCAGATAACAAGCAAATTGTTCCTTATGGCACTATGTCTAATGATGTCTGTGATGAATTAAGTGTTGTTTTTGGTGCCTTACATAGGCTTCGCCTGTCTCGCTCAGATATCATAAG ATGGCTGAGATCACCGATCATGCACACTACGTTAGATGGCTTTTTTGTCCGACTGCGATTTGGTAAATGGGAGGAAGCATTGGGTGGCACAGGATACCATGTTGCCCGCCTGAATG
- the LOC136534297 gene encoding uncharacterized protein isoform X6, whose translation MLPIVQPPEKKSCIVFQKTRCIVQPLSAMKDLGQLMHGVLGEVSGKLVGSQGNRNVQSLGSDNNVISNVPEIHSHDNRQGPVLQESHKDEPVVAKGESASGVNAVARCESAPVVNSRKLVKGKEKVVYNDSNCGNNTREGDDSNESIESCTSTKAPKRKYVQCCAAMMPSSGNKRFRREDNESSCSGLLQKCGTSFFNWMSSLTNGLPMLDGATAAIPLDQKFSASTGEGSAAPSQPLQNNSSVPLQSVGFNSLFQSLYTHNVMITSRDNCRQPESNCAGHVFNNRLTLELNDSNSMLDKQIGMGRETLNVSTETLAAERFQMISGGCRGNVQSQIDTFQMRPERNTKLPSSSKFSSRPLEEKQNQCTAACSNDATQNKGGLRESLWVTRLLPKASVEPMEATPCNIENAVNPQAVGNKLRCPPLQNFNLEKELNNIQCFTGRGSSDGVTNSKCPATPPEEPKQSETMASVFAKRLDALRHANTSAVRLATACERGSPKLRNHKTNSFVVSYSSHDKVEAGHGNHKSSSGNGRMVLWVGDKGKEQLCLSNEELRGNFISEREHQHHGGNTAGKSATQHNLELNTLAEDTDRNQVELKGGVSDFMVGPSDNKQIVPYGTMSNDVCDELSVVFGALHRLRLSRSDIIRWLRSPIMHTTLDGFFVRLRFGKWEEALGGTGYHVARLNGALDRSRLSVTIRNSTCQVDSRFVSNHDFHEDELKAWWSAAMKGDWKLPSKEELSVKLRERELFRS comes from the exons ATGCTTCCCATA GTTCAGCCTCCAGAAAAGAAGTCATGCATAGTATTTCAGAAAACCAGGTGTATTGTGCAACCACTGTCTGCAATGAAAGATCTTGGGCAACTAATGCATGGCGTGCTCG GAGAGGTCTCGGGCAAATTGGTAGGTTCCCAAGGCAATAGAAATGTTCAAAGCCTGGGCAGTGACAACAATGTAATTAGTAATGTTCCAGAAATTCATTCACATGACAATCGCCAAGGTCCGGTTCTGCAGGAAAGCCATAAGGATGAGCCTGTTGTTGCGAAAGGTGAGTCAGCATCTGGTGTTAATGCTGTTGCAAGATGTGAGTCAGCACCTGTAGTTAATTCCAGAAAGCTTGTGAAAGGCAAAGAAAAAGTTGTGTACAATGACAGCAATTGTGGTAACAATACAAGGGAGGGTGATGACAGCAATGAGAGCATCGAGAGCTGTACAAGTACAAAAGCCCCAAAACGGAAGTATGTGCAGTGTTGTGCAGCCATGATGCCTTCTTCTGGAAACAAAAGATTTAGAAGAGAAGACAATGAGAGTTCTTGCTCAGGATTATTGCAAAAATGTGGTACATCTTTCTTCAACTGGATGTCATCACTCACGAATGGGTTACCCATGCTTGATGGAGCCACTGCTGCCATTCCACTTGATCAGAAGTTTTCAGCAAGTACAGGAGAGGGATCTGCAGCACCTTCCCAGCCACTTCAAAATAACAGCAGCGTTCCTTTGCAATCTGTAGGCTTCAATTCACTCTTTCAGTCCCTGTATACTCATAATGTTATGATAACTTCAAGAGATAATTGTCGTCAACCAGAAAGCAACTGTGCTGGGCATGTGTTCAACAATAGACTGACCCTGGAATTAAATGATAGCAATTCTATGTTGGACAAACAAATTGGCATGGGTAGAGAAACTCTTAATGTGTCTACTGAGACTTTAGCTGCTGAACGCTTTCAGATGATTTCTGGTGGCTGTAGAGGAAATGTTCAGAGTCAAATTGATACTTTCCAAATGAGACCAGAAAGAAATACGAAACTGCCCAGTTCCAGTAAGTTTAGCTCTAGACCTCtagaagaaaaacaaaatcaGTGCACAGCTGCCTGCTCAAATGATGCAACACAAAATAAAGGTGGTTTGAGGGAAAGCTTGTGGGTAACTCGGCTTTTGCCAAAAGCATCAGTGGAACCGATGGAGGCAACACCATGCAATATAGAGAATGCTGTTAATCCACAGGCTGTGGGTAACAAGTTGCGTTGTCCACCTCTTCAGAATTTTAATTTGGAGAAGGAACTGAACAATATACAATGCTTCACTGGCAGAGGAAGCAGCGATGGTGTAACAAATAGTAAATGTCCAGCAACGCCTCCAGAGGAACCTAAGCAATCTGAAACAATGGCTTCTGTTTTTGCTAAGAGATTGGACGcacttagacatgcaaacacctCTGCAGTAAGGTTGGCTACCGCATGTGAGCGTGGAAGTCCCAAACTGAGAAACCACAAAACTAACTCTTTTGTTGTTAGTTACAGCAGCCATGATAAAGTAGAGGCAGGACACGGAAATCATAAATCTTCTAGCGGAAACGGAAGAATGGTTTTGTGGGTAGGTGACAAAGGCAAGGAACAATTGTGTCTAAGCAACGAAGAATTAAGAGGAAACTTTATATCTGAGCGTGAGCATCAGCATCATGGAGGGAACACAGCTGGCAAATCTGCAACTCAGCATAATTTGGAACTGAACACATTGGCTGAAGATACTGACAGAAACCAAGTAGAATTAAAGGGAGGAGTCTCAGATTTTATGGTGGGTCCGTCAGATAACAAGCAAATTGTTCCTTATGGCACTATGTCTAATGATGTCTGTGATGAATTAAGTGTTGTTTTTGGTGCCTTACATAGGCTTCGCCTGTCTCGCTCAGATATCATAAG ATGGCTGAGATCACCGATCATGCACACTACGTTAGATGGCTTTTTTGTCCGACTGCGATTTGGTAAATGGGAGGAAGCATTGGGTGGCACAGGATACCATGTTGCCCGCCTGAATG
- the LOC136534297 gene encoding uncharacterized protein isoform X1, giving the protein MLAQTSTIGCGWCFPFLGAGVNAVQKFGMSPLSELVWSPDEGLSIKIAASSLSTRKASLRWNADTLSILISSPQQSGSGPGVKSGDTIYDNLEVSEKMPSQLRIRSDNSVRVTMDSPNRVTNVDALQSTSMRSQEQDSTKLVECCDEGINVMNEGKEESENCCVDKLEDMEAGNCPTRCCKDASHSSASRKEVMHSISENQVYCATTVCNERSWATNAWRARLVKAVYQKESMLPMNTENPMLPSSLGISCDAGEVSGKLVGSQGNRNVQSLGSDNNVISNVPEIHSHDNRQGPVLQESHKDEPVVAKGESASGVNAVARCESAPVVNSRKLVKGKEKVVYNDSNCGNNTREGDDSNESIESCTSTKAPKRKYVQCCAAMMPSSGNKRFRREDNESSCSGLLQKCGTSFFNWMSSLTNGLPMLDGATAAIPLDQKFSASTGEGSAAPSQPLQNNSSVPLQSVGFNSLFQSLYTHNVMITSRDNCRQPESNCAGHVFNNRLTLELNDSNSMLDKQIGMGRETLNVSTETLAAERFQMISGGCRGNVQSQIDTFQMRPERNTKLPSSSKFSSRPLEEKQNQCTAACSNDATQNKGGLRESLWVTRLLPKASVEPMEATPCNIENAVNPQAVGNKLRCPPLQNFNLEKELNNIQCFTGRGSSDGVTNSKCPATPPEEPKQSETMASVFAKRLDALRHANTSAVRLATACERGSPKLRNHKTNSFVVSYSSHDKVEAGHGNHKSSSGNGRMVLWVGDKGKEQLCLSNEELRGNFISEREHQHHGGNTAGKSATQHNLELNTLAEDTDRNQVELKGGVSDFMVGPSDNKQIVPYGTMSNDVCDELSVVFGALHRLRLSRSDIIRWLRSPIMHTTLDGFFVRLRFGKWEEALGGTGYHVARLNGALDRSRLSVTIRNSTCQVDSRFVSNHDFHEDELKAWWSAAMKGDWKLPSKEELSVKLRERELFRS; this is encoded by the exons ATGTTAGCACAAACAAGCACGATCGGATGTGGATGGTGCTTTCCTTTTTTAG GTGCAGGTGTAAATGCAGTCCAAAAATTCGGCATGAGCCCCCTCTCTGAGCTGGTGTGGTCTCCGGATGAGGGCTTGAGCATCAAAATTGCGGCGTCCAGTCTAAGCACAAGGAAGGCTTCTCTTCGTTGGAATGCAGATACGTTGAGCATATTAATATCTTCACCTCAACAGAGTGGTTCTGGTCCAGGTGTAAAGAGCGGTGATACCATATATGATAACCTAGAGGTGTCAGAAAAGATGCCATCACAACTACGGATTCGTAGTGATAACTCAGTGAGAGTAACCATGGATAGCCCCAATAGAGTTACAAATGTCGATGCCCTACAATCTACGTCTATGAGATCGCAGGAGCAAGATTCAA CTAAACTTGTAGAGTGCTGTGATGAAGGGATTAATGTCATGAACGAAGGGAAAGAAGAGTCGGAAAACTGTTGTGTGGATAAGCTGGAGGACATGGAAGCGGGGAATTGTCCCACAAGATGTTGCAAGGATGCTTCCCATA GTTCAGCCTCCAGAAAAGAAGTCATGCATAGTATTTCAGAAAACCAGGTGTATTGTGCAACCACTGTCTGCAATGAAAGATCTTGGGCAACTAATGCATGGCGTGCTCGGTTAGTAAAAGCAGTTTATCAGAAAGAATCTATGTTGCCAATGAACACAGAGAATCCGATGTTACCTTCTTCCTTAGGAATTTCATGTGATGCAGGAGAGGTCTCGGGCAAATTGGTAGGTTCCCAAGGCAATAGAAATGTTCAAAGCCTGGGCAGTGACAACAATGTAATTAGTAATGTTCCAGAAATTCATTCACATGACAATCGCCAAGGTCCGGTTCTGCAGGAAAGCCATAAGGATGAGCCTGTTGTTGCGAAAGGTGAGTCAGCATCTGGTGTTAATGCTGTTGCAAGATGTGAGTCAGCACCTGTAGTTAATTCCAGAAAGCTTGTGAAAGGCAAAGAAAAAGTTGTGTACAATGACAGCAATTGTGGTAACAATACAAGGGAGGGTGATGACAGCAATGAGAGCATCGAGAGCTGTACAAGTACAAAAGCCCCAAAACGGAAGTATGTGCAGTGTTGTGCAGCCATGATGCCTTCTTCTGGAAACAAAAGATTTAGAAGAGAAGACAATGAGAGTTCTTGCTCAGGATTATTGCAAAAATGTGGTACATCTTTCTTCAACTGGATGTCATCACTCACGAATGGGTTACCCATGCTTGATGGAGCCACTGCTGCCATTCCACTTGATCAGAAGTTTTCAGCAAGTACAGGAGAGGGATCTGCAGCACCTTCCCAGCCACTTCAAAATAACAGCAGCGTTCCTTTGCAATCTGTAGGCTTCAATTCACTCTTTCAGTCCCTGTATACTCATAATGTTATGATAACTTCAAGAGATAATTGTCGTCAACCAGAAAGCAACTGTGCTGGGCATGTGTTCAACAATAGACTGACCCTGGAATTAAATGATAGCAATTCTATGTTGGACAAACAAATTGGCATGGGTAGAGAAACTCTTAATGTGTCTACTGAGACTTTAGCTGCTGAACGCTTTCAGATGATTTCTGGTGGCTGTAGAGGAAATGTTCAGAGTCAAATTGATACTTTCCAAATGAGACCAGAAAGAAATACGAAACTGCCCAGTTCCAGTAAGTTTAGCTCTAGACCTCtagaagaaaaacaaaatcaGTGCACAGCTGCCTGCTCAAATGATGCAACACAAAATAAAGGTGGTTTGAGGGAAAGCTTGTGGGTAACTCGGCTTTTGCCAAAAGCATCAGTGGAACCGATGGAGGCAACACCATGCAATATAGAGAATGCTGTTAATCCACAGGCTGTGGGTAACAAGTTGCGTTGTCCACCTCTTCAGAATTTTAATTTGGAGAAGGAACTGAACAATATACAATGCTTCACTGGCAGAGGAAGCAGCGATGGTGTAACAAATAGTAAATGTCCAGCAACGCCTCCAGAGGAACCTAAGCAATCTGAAACAATGGCTTCTGTTTTTGCTAAGAGATTGGACGcacttagacatgcaaacacctCTGCAGTAAGGTTGGCTACCGCATGTGAGCGTGGAAGTCCCAAACTGAGAAACCACAAAACTAACTCTTTTGTTGTTAGTTACAGCAGCCATGATAAAGTAGAGGCAGGACACGGAAATCATAAATCTTCTAGCGGAAACGGAAGAATGGTTTTGTGGGTAGGTGACAAAGGCAAGGAACAATTGTGTCTAAGCAACGAAGAATTAAGAGGAAACTTTATATCTGAGCGTGAGCATCAGCATCATGGAGGGAACACAGCTGGCAAATCTGCAACTCAGCATAATTTGGAACTGAACACATTGGCTGAAGATACTGACAGAAACCAAGTAGAATTAAAGGGAGGAGTCTCAGATTTTATGGTGGGTCCGTCAGATAACAAGCAAATTGTTCCTTATGGCACTATGTCTAATGATGTCTGTGATGAATTAAGTGTTGTTTTTGGTGCCTTACATAGGCTTCGCCTGTCTCGCTCAGATATCATAAG ATGGCTGAGATCACCGATCATGCACACTACGTTAGATGGCTTTTTTGTCCGACTGCGATTTGGTAAATGGGAGGAAGCATTGGGTGGCACAGGATACCATGTTGCCCGCCTGAATG